A window of the Henckelia pumila isolate YLH828 chromosome 3, ASM3356847v2, whole genome shotgun sequence genome harbors these coding sequences:
- the LOC140892097 gene encoding adenylylsulfatase HINT1-like, translating to MASEKEAALAAVPSDSPTIFDKIIKKEIPANIVFEDEKVLAFRDIAPQAPTHIVIIPKVKDGLTGISKAEEKHCEILGYLLYRAKLVAKQEGLEDGFRLVINDGPKGCQSVYHLHIHLLGGRQMNWPAG from the exons ATGGCTTCCGAGAAAGAGGCTGCTCTTGCTGCTGTCCCCTCCGATTCTCCCACCAT ATTTGACAAGATTATCAAGAAGGAGATACCTGCCAATATCGTGTTCGAGGATGAAAAG GTTCTAGCTTTCAGGGACATAGCTCCGCAGGCGCCTACACACATCGTGATTATTCCTAAAGTGAAAGATGGCTTAACTGGAATTTCAAAG GCTGAGGAGAAACACTGTGAGATTCTTGGCTACCTTCTTTACAGAGCAAAGCTTGTAGCTAAACAAGAAGGCCTCGAGGATGGGTTCAGGCTCGTGATTAATGACGGTCCTAAAGGAT GCCAATCTGTTTATCACCTTCATATTCATCTGCTCGGGGGACGACAGATGAACTGGCCTGCAGGTTAA